Proteins encoded in a region of the [Limnothrix rosea] IAM M-220 genome:
- a CDS encoding HAD family hydrolase, translating to MDLNNIDAIIFDLGGVIINIDYPQTILAFNALHNKEQDFPYSQDDQAELFDAFEKGQIPAWEFRDGLRHILNLDCSDEAIDRAWNAMLLDIPLSRIELLEALGQHKRLFLLSNTNSIHKLAFDEIFQSTCGDRYDHLDQLFEKAYYSHHIGDRKPNPSIFQKVIDEQKLDPAKTLFIEDTIRHIKGAQKTGLQTYHLTNGETLTQLPWLQG from the coding sequence ATGGATTTGAATAACATTGACGCGATTATTTTTGATCTCGGCGGCGTGATTATCAATATTGACTATCCCCAGACAATATTGGCCTTTAATGCGCTGCATAATAAGGAGCAAGATTTTCCCTATAGCCAAGACGACCAGGCGGAATTATTCGATGCCTTTGAAAAGGGGCAGATTCCGGCATGGGAATTTCGGGATGGTTTACGCCATATCCTTAATCTTGATTGCAGTGACGAAGCCATCGATCGGGCTTGGAACGCCATGCTTTTGGATATTCCCCTGAGTCGCATCGAACTCCTTGAAGCTTTGGGTCAGCATAAACGACTCTTTCTATTGTCTAATACCAACTCGATTCATAAGCTTGCCTTTGATGAGATTTTCCAGTCAACCTGTGGCGATCGCTATGATCATCTAGATCAACTGTTCGAGAAGGCCTACTACTCCCACCACATCGGCGATCGCAAACCAAACCCTAGTATTTTCCAAAAAGTGATCGACGAGCAAAAATTAGACCCTGCTAAAACCCTTTTCATTGAGGACACCATCCGCCACATCAAAGGTGCACAAAAAACAGGACTACAAACCTACCACCTTACTAACGGCGAAACTCTAACCCAACTGCCGTGGCTGCAAGGTTAG